The sequence GCCCATGTGCACAGCTAGCTCCTCTTGCACGCCGCTGCTTGCAGCTGTTTCCTTCCCGCAGCCTGGGGGCAATGCTGGGGGTCAGCTGGGGGTGCAGCTGCTCACACCAGGCTGAGACAAGCCTGGACTCAgagccactcctcccagccacCTCCTTACCACGGCTGCACAACCTCCCTCAGTCTTACACTGAAAGATGTCTCTTCCCCATAGGAGAAAGAGGAGTCCAGGATCCCAGAGGAAAGGACCAGAGCGTTGTTCCCTCCTGCAGTCTGGCCCTGCCTATCCCATGCTCTGTCCTGCTCTCCCCTGGCCCACAAGCCTTGCTTTCAGCCCTTTTCCACCCAGCACCACTagcagcctccagcagcacagcgctgcttccacagcccagctgtgccTCTCTGATGTTCTCAATAGCACTGACCAGGCTGGGACTGCCCAGTGCCATGGACCTTGGGTACTGCTGGTGAGAAACACCCAAAGACAGGGTGGCACAATAGCACACATACCATTTCCTGGAGAACTGCTGGTCTATCTCCTCTAAGGACTGTCCTTTTGTTTCcggaacaaaaaaataaatgaatataacaGCCATCACTCCCATCAGCCCATAGAGAAGAAACATCCATGAGAAACCAATGGCATCTGCAGAAAGATTCAAATGAAGGGTCTGTCAAAGGGAAGTCATATCCTGGGATAAGAATGAAGCTGGTGGCTTACTGTGGGGTGGTCACTGTCAAGAGCCCTTCCAAGGGCAGGGAAATCCCCTTGTCTGCTAGGAGAAGAACTGGGGAGCAGTGAGGGAGGACTCACAGCCGcctttccagcagcaccacagaaGGAAGGTAAAAGTGTGTGAACTTCAGCATCCAGCAGTGCCAACTGAATCCCTCAAATGACAGTTCTGCCAGCAAGAAACATTGCAAAGCTACTGGTATGAAAGCTGCAAACTCATGGTTTTCTGACAGCCCAGTGTTGTGGTACAGCCCTATGCACGAAGGATGGTTTTTACAAAACAGGTGATGGAAGGGTCCAGAAAAGTATCAATGGTGCTTGTTTGCTCTCAGAGGCAGCAGGGTCACAGTCAGGACCCCAGGTTTCAGCACCACTTACTCTCCCATCAGCTCGTGGCAGCCACCTGCACTAAGCCACCTGTGGGATGtggagggatggggatggacACTTACCAATGAGATCCAGGAAGGAGAGGCTGATCAGTAAATTGGCTGCCCAGTTAAAGCTGTTGCAGAAGGCAAAGGCTCTTCCTCGTATTCTAGCTGGGTAGATCTCACTGAGGACCAGCCAGGTCACTGCACAGATTAGAGGATAGAAAAAAGTTGTATGGTTTAAGAAATGTATttgggaaatggggaaggaagaTTTCAGCAAGGTTTTTGACACTCTGGCTTcacccagcacccactgctgctggTCACTGATTTCAGAGCCAGGTCACCCCAGAGCACTCTGAAGCTCCCATGTCAGCACTGTGTGGAGGATGAGATAGCAATGGGCAGGTCCAGTGTGCAGAAAGTAGAGTGGGTAATTGGCCACTGAGCAGATAGGGGGAAAATGACATATCTGCCATCAGGACACGCTCTGTGTAAAGAATGGAGAAAGAGAGATTGTTGCATTTGGGCGAAAATCAGAGCTGAAAGCAGTATGCAACTTAGAGCAATCTTTCCTATCCTAGGGTTATTTTGCTTGAAATGATTTATGGAGTCACTGCCAAACTCATGGGACTTGCTGTGCactgatgtttttcctttggttAGATACTGTTCTCTCCCAtcaatgcatttaaaacaacaaGTGCCGGAAAACACTAGAACTCACGTGGAAGCAAGAACTAATCTCCATTCTCATCTGATGCaaaatgatttcagaaaaagaCCAACTGATACCAAGAAACTTTCTAGGAGATTCtacttccagctctgctgctctttctggaGAAGGCCCTCTGTGTTCCTCCTCACAGGGTGCTGTGAGCATTAGGCAGTGCTCATGGGATGCTCTGATTTtgcaaagagcaggaaaaagagaacattACAAGGGTAGTGATAGCATGGAAGAGAAGGCGATTATGATGCTGTCCCAGCCACACAGCAGACAGAGCTGCAAGACCAGGAAATGATTCAGTAGGCTGACAAGGATAAATTTCCAGTTTCCAGACACTCAGCTGCCTGGTAAAGCCGATGCATAATGAATGTTTCAAGCAGACTATAAAGATCAGCCCCAGTTTTATTCTCTGGGTTAGTTGCAAGGATATATAAACACCATACTTACTTGGTCCAAATCCAATTGAGAAAGCGCTCACAAAAGCCATCATGCTCAGCAGCGTAATCCAATTTAAAACCATATGTTCTGTCAGGGGAGCGCTGCCGAAAGGAGGGTCTGTGCTCTCCACTGTCTCCTTGTCGGACTGCCCTGCCAAGCCCATTTTCTGAGTGTGGGAAGAACGAGTAACAACCTCATTGCTCCGAGCACTGGCAAGAGCTTTTGTAAGGCTTTTGGTAGCAGCAGAACCGAGGCCTGCCTGCCCGTTGCCTTCTCCTAAGCCTGGTGGGATGTGGGAGGACGAGGGTACCAGGGGGTGCTGGGGGAGGCTGTGGGACACATTGGGGTCTGCAGCGGCTGTGCAGTCCCTGGCCATGGCCAGTGGAGTGATGCAGCTGGTGAGGCCGATGGTGGTGACGGAGATGGCCATCACCACACCGCCAGCCAGGAGCAGTGCTCTGCGGCCAGCTTTGTCTGCAAAGGCCATCGCCACCAGTGTGGCCACCACCTTGATTGCCCCCAGCCCGACAGAGGCCAGgatggcagaggagttgctcTGGAATCCCACAGAGTGGAAGATTTTGGAGGCATAGCCCAGCACGTTGGGCTGCCCAGTGAACTGCTGGAAGAGCACCAGGCCCAGCCCCACCAGAGTTCGTCTACTCATGTTGTCTCTGGTCCTGAAAAGATCAAGAAATGAGTAGTGCTTCTCCTTATAGGGCTCCCGCTTTGCTGcctctctgtcctcagcagtCTGCAATTGAATGAGACCCTTCTGGCAGTCCGAGTCCCAGATGTTTAGTTTAACAGGGTTCACTGGGAGAAAGAGGATGCTGAGGAACTGCATGGCTGCTGGGGCCATGGCCAGCCCAAACATGTACCTCCATCCCTCCTGCGTATCTGCAAAGGCGTAATTCAGTGCGTAGGACAACAGGATGCCTACAGTGATGCCCGCTTCATACAGAGACACCAGCAGCCCTCGCTGATGTGCAGCCACCATTTCGGAGACATAGATGCAGCAGGCCATGGATGAGACAGAGATGGCAAAGCCCACCGTCATGCGTCCAATGAGCAGCCCAATGAACGACCTGGTCAGTGTGAGAATTAGGCTGCCAAATAACAGGACCACATTGCTGACCAGAATCGCCCTCCTCCGTCCATGGCGGTCAATGAGGATTCCTCCGACCAGAGAGGCAAGGAGGGCTCCAACCAGGAGGGAGCTCACAAGAGCCTCCTGCTTGAAGCAGCCAAGGCTGAAGTctacctgcagctgcagcagtgctccagAGATGATCCCCAGCTCGTATCCAAATATCAGCCCGCCCAGAAGAGAGACTGTTGCAGACAACAGGAGGACCAGCAGTGCACGACCTGGAAAACAAGTAAGCAAAGTGAGGTTCAGTTTTCTGGCTCTAGCAGAAAGCTATCAGCACACACAGTCTGCAAAAAGCTCTTCCAGGACACCCAAAGTTTTCTATCTGCAAAGCTACAATAAGGAATTTCTCCCCTCATGTGCAAAGGCATGTGCATACACTCTTACTATTCACCAGCCCTGCACACATTGCCATGGAATGCAGTGACACTTTTTTGGGTTCAGAACTATGAAGATAGGGCTGTGTTAACAGCTTTGTTGCTAAGACTTGTATTTAAGTCTCGGACAGTGGTTTGCTTCTCTGGTGTTGTACATGCGACCCTCTGAGTTCTCTATTTCTTGGTTCTAGTTACTAGAACTGTCCAGGGCAGGGAATGCAGCTTCTACTTGCTCTGCATTAACGTTATAAAGTTTCAGTCCATGATTTACAGCTTAGAACACCTATAGGACAAGAAGCACTCCTCACCAGCAGGGAATTCCACAGGTCACTCACTGGGACAGAACTGCCCTGGCCTACTCCCATTCTTACAGGTTATTCTTATTTATCCTCCAATTTCATACTTAATTCATCCTTCAAGCTCTGCACAATTCTTGTTTCTGAACAGTACAGTGCCACTGCCCAGTGCCCCCCATGCAATGCATTTTTCCCCTGAGCTCACCCAAGAAGGCCCTGCTCTTTGCCAAGCAGTCCCTGGACATCCTACATTCACCCACAGAAGCTGTTGCTTCTGAACTTTACTTTTATTGTCATTGAgcatttatcacagaaatacaaagttACTGAACAACCTGAGGATCCACAGGGGATGGCACTATACTTAAGGCTTTGTGAACCAccatcttcttttccattccccTGCCTGAGCCCAGGCAAAGAGAGAAATGGTTGGCCAAGTTGGTAAGTTGTTAACaacatttcatctcttttccttcctctgtgtcTTTCAGATAATTCATGAATGGCAGCAACCAAGGCAGAAGTTTTCCCTTTAACATCTCCTCATCAGTGAAGCAGTATTCTAGAGGTAGGGCTCTATTTATTATGTGATTATGTGGCCAGAAGAACTACCCCAGTGTGCAGATTCCCTCAGAACTGCAGCCCAAAAACAACTCCAGGCTCTCATAtctcactaaaaataaaatcttcagacCTCAGGACTGCAAGGTAAAGAGCAGGAATGCAAAGCCTGCAGTGAGACCTGATGAATGCCACATGCACTTCAACCTAAGTTGAAAatttaaggaaattaaaaaaaaaaaaaaaaaagattttttggtAAAGAAAATAGCAGCATTAACTACTTCACTGCTTGGCAATTTAGTGGGAGATTGATGGCTGCTCTTCACAGCTCAGGGAGGAACAAATGCTGGGATGAGGCAGGGGGAGGTAGGGACTCTTTGTCAAACTTTGCTAAGGTGGTGATGGGgatttaaattatatttcttgTTGTGTAATAGCGAAACAACAGAGAGAAAGCCTTCTGCTGCCAGGAGCACAACCCTCAGCTCCTGCCTGGCCCCTAAGTTCTATGTCTGCCCTGAGCATGAGCGAGTGAATTTGGGCAGCTTTGGTGGAGTCGAGAGAAACCAAAAGAGTAAGGGAAAAAATCTGACTTGTAGGAAATAAATAAGGGTGAATGATTAATGTAGATGAAAGTGCTGCTCACAAGAGTTTTTCTCCTATCAAATCTTGCACTCCTGGCATTACTTTGTGGCATGGCCCTGATTTCTTCACCTCTCCTTCTCCGGGGCTCGGTGCACACGATCCCCAACCAGGCAAACTTTCTCAGTCTGATCCAGGTCTGCAGGATGTCTTCACAACCCTGTTGTCTGCCCCAAACAAAAGGAACGATTCCTTGACCTTGCCTTTCTCATACAGCTGAGCATGCAACTTTCCTAAGTATTTCAGCTtacttaaaataagaaaaaccagcagcacaagcaaaccaaaccaaacccaaagCGACCAACCCGCCCCAAACAACCCTACAAAAACAAGGTGCTTGCTGCACACACATCTCATCCTGCAGAGAGGATGAAAGGGCAAACATGTGCGAGCCGTGAGTCACATTGCTCAGCATGGCAGGGGGGAGTGCACACAGAGCCCCTGCTGCCATGGGGATCCTGGGGCACAAGCAGTGACAGTGACCTCTTTCTCCCCACCCAGTTTTGAAGGCACAGGTAGGGTACATTGACGTGCAAGTTTGTGCTGTTATACACTGGTTTCCAGCACGTAATACTATCTGTATTCACACATTGGCTTTGTTTAATTAGAAATATTCACTACTTCAGCAAACCGTGTGTGGAAAGAATGTGGACACATCCACCAGCCCATGGAAAACTTCCCTCACTACTGCCTATGggctttttcccccctcacaAGCTGTGTTTAATAGGAAGTGTCTCTATTCAGCACACAGTCACAGCCAATGATAAAGGTTATTTCTCTGGGATGGCCATGTTTGTATTGGTATTTGTTCCATATGCCTCTGTTTCCTTTGCGTTCCTTatggccctgcagccccccgcCAGTCCCTCCCGCTATGCTGTGTGACTACCTGCCCTGTTTGCATTGCTCCTTGTACACATATCACATAGATtaccagaaaaaatatttgctcagtGAGAACAGAAGTCTTTGCATGAAGTGGGCAAGCCACTCGTTCCAAGCCACCAGCTTGCTTGGACCCATTCAGCCTGCTGTAAATACCAGCGCTGATTCAATCAGACGCCGCTGCTAACTCAGTGGGCAGGCCACGAACGCTGGTCGGGATCCAACTTTGTACGGTCTGCTCTGAAGCCGTCGAGGTATCCGGGGTTCAGAGCTCGTTAGGACAGAAAGTTCGGCGGGTGCCGcacggggccgggccgggcgaTGCCCTGCGCTGCAGGACGGGGCGGTGCGCGGTGCCGGG comes from Lagopus muta isolate bLagMut1 chromosome 16, bLagMut1 primary, whole genome shotgun sequence and encodes:
- the SLC2A10 gene encoding solute carrier family 2, facilitated glucose transporter member 10 isoform X1, with protein sequence MEHHAAGRRQPQETQPFFSTEEKGRALLVLLLSATVSLLGGLIFGYELGIISGALLQLQVDFSLGCFKQEALVSSLLVGALLASLVGGILIDRHGRRRAILVSNVVLLFGSLILTLTRSFIGLLIGRMTVGFAISVSSMACCIYVSEMVAAHQRGLLVSLYEAGITVGILLSYALNYAFADTQEGWRYMFGLAMAPAAMQFLSILFLPVNPVKLNIWDSDCQKGLIQLQTAEDREAAKREPYKEKHYSFLDLFRTRDNMSRRTLVGLGLVLFQQFTGQPNVLGYASKIFHSVGFQSNSSAILASVGLGAIKVVATLVAMAFADKAGRRALLLAGGVVMAISVTTIGLTSCITPLAMARDCTAAADPNVSHSLPQHPLVPSSSHIPPGLGEGNGQAGLGSAATKSLTKALASARSNEVVTRSSHTQKMGLAGQSDKETVESTDPPFGSAPLTEHMVLNWITLLSMMAFVSAFSIGFGPMTWLVLSEIYPARIRGRAFAFCNSFNWAANLLISLSFLDLIDAIGFSWMFLLYGLMGVMAVIFIYFFVPETKGQSLEEIDQQFSRKWLREGNSCKQRRARGASCAHGQYQRVERANSA
- the SLC2A10 gene encoding solute carrier family 2, facilitated glucose transporter member 10 isoform X2, whose product is MGRALLVLLLSATVSLLGGLIFGYELGIISGALLQLQVDFSLGCFKQEALVSSLLVGALLASLVGGILIDRHGRRRAILVSNVVLLFGSLILTLTRSFIGLLIGRMTVGFAISVSSMACCIYVSEMVAAHQRGLLVSLYEAGITVGILLSYALNYAFADTQEGWRYMFGLAMAPAAMQFLSILFLPVNPVKLNIWDSDCQKGLIQLQTAEDREAAKREPYKEKHYSFLDLFRTRDNMSRRTLVGLGLVLFQQFTGQPNVLGYASKIFHSVGFQSNSSAILASVGLGAIKVVATLVAMAFADKAGRRALLLAGGVVMAISVTTIGLTSCITPLAMARDCTAAADPNVSHSLPQHPLVPSSSHIPPGLGEGNGQAGLGSAATKSLTKALASARSNEVVTRSSHTQKMGLAGQSDKETVESTDPPFGSAPLTEHMVLNWITLLSMMAFVSAFSIGFGPMTWLVLSEIYPARIRGRAFAFCNSFNWAANLLISLSFLDLIDAIGFSWMFLLYGLMGVMAVIFIYFFVPETKGQSLEEIDQQFSRKWLREGNSCKQRRARGASCAHGQYQRVERANSA
- the SLC2A10 gene encoding solute carrier family 2, facilitated glucose transporter member 10 isoform X3, with amino-acid sequence MEHHAAGRRQPQETQPFFSTEEKGRALLVLLLSATVSLLGGLIFGYELGIISGALLQLQVDFSLGCFKQEALVSSLLVGALLASLVGGILIDRHGRRRAILVSNVVLLFGSLILTLTRSFIGLLIGRMTVGFAISVSSMACCIYVSEMVAAHQRGLLVSLYEAGITVGILLSYALNYAFADTQEGWRYMFGLAMAPAAMQFLSILFLPVNPVKLNIWDSDCQKGLIQLQTAEDREAAKREPYKEKHYSFLDLFRTRDNMSRRTLVGLGLVLFQQFTGQPNVLGYASKIFHSVGFQSNSSAILASVGLGAIKVVATLVAMAFADKAGRRALLLAGGVVMAISVTTIGLTSCITPLAMARDCTAAADPNVSHSLPQHPLVPSSSHIPPGLGEGNGQAGLGSAATKSLTKALASARSNEVVTRSSHTQKMGLAGQSDKETVESTDPPFGSAPLTEHMVLNWITLLSMMAFVSAFSIGFGPMTWLVLSEIYPARIRGRAFAFCNSFNWAANLLISLSFLDLIDAIGFSWMFLLYGLMGVMAVIFIYFFVPETKGQSLEEIDQQFSRK